In the genome of Xiphias gladius isolate SHS-SW01 ecotype Sanya breed wild chromosome 18, ASM1685928v1, whole genome shotgun sequence, the window gtgGGGTCTGTGGGACATCAAACGACGGGGTAGTAAAGCCAATCTCAGCTAAACACATGGGTTAAGAAATCCAACAGCTGCGTGTATCTCACAGAACTGTTCCGGTTTCTCAGGATTTTCCACCAACAATTTTTCACAGGAGCTAATTTGTGTCGACGAAACAGCCCCAGCTAAAAACTGTTCACACTGACGTCTCTGTTTGATCCAGAGCAACAGGGACACTGTGTCGGGACAGAGATGTTCCCGTTGAATTGCCGTGGAGGCTGAAATATCAGAGAGGCGTATTTCAAACCCCAGACAAATAAAACCGTAACCATGGCATCTGCATTGTTAGAGACTAGTAGAGGTATATGATAAAATATGGTATATCTCCTCTGTATAAGCTCAGGGCTGAACTATAAACACTCGTTTCAATTATTCTGAATAACAGGCACGTGTTGACATTGAAGCACTTGCCTTAAGAGGCTGAAGATTTACTgcctgtgtgtgatgttttattactgtaatttaCCTAATGCTCTCTTTCAGGCCTACACTTTGCAAAACCAATATGGCATTCCACACTCTGAGGTATGACCATTTGtagatatattattatataacatAACACAGGTAGTTTATGGTTTACTCTAAACTGCATcaagtttttcttatttgttttacagctgGCCAAGCTACATCAGCTGTCAGTGCAGCAAGGCCTGAGTCCTATTGCCCAGCCTGCTTCGACTATCATACCTGGTATGTATACAAGTAATAACAGTCAGTATTTGCTCTAGTTTCTGTTACCACTTCTCTGACGGATACAGTGgatacatgtaaaaaatgtcCTGAATAAAATAAGCAGCTTACTAAGATCTGTCTTTGCATCGCTCCTCCATCTCTAACTGGGATAGATTTTCTACCTGCATTTTTCTACCTGCATTTAGACGTGAGAAGTAACACTCACTGTCATGAGCCGTACTGATTACGTGCTCGTGTCAGTGAGGACGGAGGAGAAGAGGTTTTATAGCTTTCTCATATCTCCCAGTCTTAGAGAGAAACTATTATGTGAACTGATACGTTCCAAAGAGTCGGAGAACTgggagaaataaaagaatgagTACTGTGTTAAACATCAGTccattaaaatggaaattaactGCTTTACTGTATCTGGCAGTTCTCCGCTGAAAGGGCCTTTCTAGCATGTCAGGGGTGGTTTGTGTGGCTTCAATAACTAAAGGACTTGAATGAGTGTTAAAATGTCTAATGTGTCAGTTTTACTcagttgtttgtattttctctcaTCAGGGATGGACTCAAACTCTCAGACATCTCAGGAGCTGCTTATTCCCAATGATGTAAGGAGAAGTAACTCATAATTTcagagtttttattctttatgaTGTCAGTATTTTCCCAGCTGAACAACAAGAAGAACAACAGGGAGTCAGCGCTCatctcacatgcacacagctcTGCAGCAGGTGACTTCACATGCAGTAGCTGCAACTGCAAAGACGTCTGGTGTGACATCAAAAGAGACGAGAGACATGTTGGCAACTTACTAATTATCCTCATTATTCTAACCTCCGACTAACCCAAGGTTAAAGGGGTTTTGAGCTGATATGGATCCTTTCACATTATTGTCTGGGCAGCAATCGCAGTGTCTTAGAGTGAGTCCCATGAGCACTCAGTAAATCCTCTCATGTTCCCTGACCTACTTAGAAGCTGTCTGCTGTCAAAACAGCCaatgagaaaacagacaaagatCCATTCCCTCCTCACTTAGCCTCCACCAGGGTTTGATGAAATGTCTTTCCAATCTGAGAGTAGAAATCAGAATGCATAGattcaattcaaaataaagtcagaCTACATTTCCCTTCAGAAGATCACTGTACTATTACATTTGGCTGGTTTGAACAGAGAACATCTGCTTATTAATTACAGTGATTCCCttctttttgaatttcatttagaaaaaataagaaaagaagcTCACTCATGAAGTAAAATTCATAATGAAGCCATTTataatttacaatttaatttgcAGCTCCGATATCTGGTGTAGTAACAGTACCACGGTCATTCAGAAGAATGATATGTTGCTCAGAAGATTAAAGGATACGtctggtgtttttctgtatttttcttactgtcagcaAGTCctatgaaaagacccaaactaAGAATGTTTTAGTTCGTCATCTCTCAATACTGTCTGACTATTGACATTacttcctactgaagatgtaactCCTCAAAATCAGGTTACAAATGTATAGTTTAATTGTGTGAAACGGCTCAGTTTTTCCCTAAAACAGCCGGgcactgttgtttttagcaaacatttctCAAACAGGAGtcaatagtgcatttgttggggactattttaagCTGCGGAGCAGTGCACACTACTAAGTATCTACGGCAGCAGGACGGTTTTTGTGGGagtgactcaaaataaactacagtgcgCATATTCAGGAACGTGTTattcagtgcaacagtgtggcacacagatgtgtttttaatagtgtttGGAGAACAATGGAGGTATGTGTCACAGAGGAATAAACTACAGCATATCAGGGTTTAGCTACATAGacagtacttgttagtaggatcagttcattgttggtttcttttcatgggatttgtagataataagaaaaaaataggataTTGTTATCTTTATCCTTCGTATTGTTTACTAAACTAGGACATACATAGCAGTACTCTCAAATGTGTATTTCGAAATGCTCTTTTCGAAACAAGtatctgcaaagaaaaaactattttcaGACGATGGAATTAATTTCCCTTCGCTGTCTTTGTTTTGCAatagagggaagagaaaaacaagaattgATTACTCAAGGTTTCACTGTACTGTATCGGATATAACCACCACAACCCTTCAGCAACATTTCTAAAATGcctgaaggcttttttttttttttttctccaagtaAACCCCCACATGGCGAGCGGCACAATGCATCACAGGAATGAGTGAGTGCAGTGCTGTACGTGACAGGAACAGCTGTAAGCTCCAGCCATTGTTCCAGAGGAGAGAACATACAGCCATGACCGAGCCTCCTCAGCCCTCGACCCTCCTCAGGCTGGCCACACTCTGACCGCACAATCCCGCTCTGTGCTCACACACTGAACGCTAAAGGAgtcttgtgcacacacacagatgcattgAGAAACCACTTACACCCAGTCAGCAGTATGTACTGTACTTCTGCGCAAGGAAGATTTAGCCAGAAGAAAAATGGCTGCAGCCGCACCATCCCATCCCTTTTCCTGTGTCCTTTCAAAGGACTGCCTCAGCAGGGACTCAACAATATATATAGGCCACTTATAGTTGAAGACCAGGAGCACTGTGCGTGTCTTTGAATGCTTACAAAAAAATCCTCGCGACAGCAAGCATACCTGCAAGGTGTCTCTTGTGTCATTTATTTAGCTCcagttacatttttacagtgttttcagggtttttttgaGCTTGGTCATACAGGAATGCTGTTGACTGAGGTCATGCACACCAAAGTGGACGAGCTGTTGACAGCTGGTGTCTATTGACAGCTGGTGTAAAAGGCCAGAGTCCAGAGGAGATTCTTGGTCTCAGTGGGGAAGAGATGCTATCTGTGATTTTAGGGCTGTAGTGGCCATTGTCTCATGAGTTGCTCTTTAGACTGGCTGCTctctgccccccacccccaccccaaaTAAACTGCTGAGCCAATAATAGCCAGGCAGACCAACCAAGTTGCTGTGTGACAAATCAGACATTGTGGAACAGGCTGCTTACTTCTCAGGAAAGGAATGTGAAATTCAGGGACAAGTGAAGCACgaacactgtgtttgtgtgtgagtgcgagTGTTGTGTATTTCTACCTCTGTGTCAGCCGTTGTTAAgctgccaacacacacatactacaaGTACTTCATCACTGTCTGTCCCGATCACTATATATCTGGCAGCATAACCCTGCTGCTGAGCCCTGAAACCCTGCACTTGAGCTGATAGGCAGCCCCGAGCTCTGGGTCTGTTAAATATCTATTGTCGCTAATAGGCAAGGGTCCAGGTTGGGTAATGAAAGCAGAACAAAGTGATAATGTATTCGGGAATGCAACAAAACTTGTGTCACTGTCTAATCTACCCTCAACAGACAGAACGCTCAAGCCAATGGGactgtacattatatatttGAGTTATTTTCCCATTATGTTTTCCATTAGTGCGGAGATGCATCTAGCTGGTGCGTGTTTGGGAAGTGATTTGTTTGGGAAGTCATCACCACTCCGAGGAATCAATAACCTTTTAGCCACTCAGATTAATGACAGGCAAATGTGCCTTCTCTCGTCTCTTTTACCGGTGCACATGCAGTCGCAATTAAGGGAGACTCTGGGGGGAAAAAGAGCTTTTGACATGCATGATGGATGACCAATCCACTGAAGACAAGAAATGCAACCGCAATATTTGAAGTGGTCTGCATTAACTCAGCTCAACAGCActacacactttttttgttgtaatgttttgcttttgccCTTTTTTGTCAGAATCACTTTCATCAGCATAACAGATCCAATAATGAGTAAAAGCTGCGTTCAGTCAAATGATTTATTGAACCCTTTCCTTGTAAAGGATGCCTTCTGTCCCTTTCTGAATATCAACAGTCACACATCTTTCCATCAAACTGACCAATCTGCCTTACCTCTGTTCTTTTGCAGCTGATTGGCTCCATCATCGGCCGTCAGGGCACTAAGATCAATGAGATCAGGCAGGTGTCTGGAGCTCAGATCAAGATCGGCAGCCAGTTGGACGGGACAAGTGACCGTCATGTGACTATCACAGGAACGCCGGTCAGCATCAACTTGGCCCAGTACCTCATTACCTCCTGGTAAGGCCAAATGGCACAAACAGCCATCTAATGAAACGACGCAAATGCAGGCCAGAGAGAGATGCATTGGTTTAAAAGGGTCAAAGGTTATGCCATAGTGTGATAAGACGTAATGAGGTACGTCCTTGTGCTGCTGGTAATTGGCCTCAAGGGAATGAGTGAAAGCAGGGTTGTATGGTACAACATAGTAACAGTGTCTCTTTGGAATTCAAATGTGCAGTGCAGCTTACTTTGGTAATTATTAGTCCTTGCTATTAGTCATTCAAAAGAGGCAATGGCGATCATTATTTTCAACTGCTCTGCAAAATCAGGTTTTGTCTCTTCAACTGATGAAGAACAATGCTTGAAATGCCAGTACTTCTTGCTTTGATATAGCTGATTGGAGAGACCTGTCCCAGAATAAACACAGCAAGAAGGATTCTGCCAAAGATTTATGCACCTCCTTTAATACCTTTGATTTCTAATTGAGAAACAAAGAACATTCCCAAATTAAGCCCGTGTGTTTTGTTGAGATTGACTTTACTTCCTCATTATTTGGGGACCTGCAAACCCcactgctgtatgtgtaaaaatagAATTATTGATagttttttccctttaaacacttctctgcttttcttctgaTCTCATTTAAACCAATATTTAGAATCATATTGATACTGATTGAGGAGAAGTAGTCTTGCATAAAAACTACTGTCAGTACAATCACAGACACAGTATAGAGCAGAGGAAAATCTATCATATTTAACCATGCTTTACACCTGGGATCTCCAAACAGAGATAAAGTGCCGTTTTCTGTAGCTGACTTCACAAACATGTCATTTTGTCATGTCACGTTTGGAAtcaatttttataaaattagtAAGTAagtaacactttatttataTGGCGCTTTCTACACCAGGGTCGCAAAATGCTTCAAAGCTACAAAAAGACGATAAAAGTATTTGaatgaataataacaacaatcaaaagcaaaaattgTAAAACAGGGCAAAGAAGCATCAATACAATGTTGTGGGGAAATAAATAGGTGAGGTGACATTTAAAACACTCGGGAGAGTTGGCTGATGTGACCCATGCAAGGAGACTCCAGGGTCTAGGAGCCAGAACAGAAAAAGCTTGGTCACCACGGGTCTTGAACTGTGAGCAGGGCACAACCAGGAACCTTTGTTTTGATGACCTGAGTGGCCTCGTGGACATGTAAGGGATCAGCAAGTTACCGATACTGTATATGGTGAGGGCAAAATGTCTAGTGGAACCTAAGCGCTGTTGAATAATGTCATACGGTCTGGCTTGGTGCAAAGTGCAGAACATCCTTTTTGTTGTGATGTAACTGCAAGAAACTATGAGACATTCAGGCACTGATTTCCTCAAGACAATTTTGTAAAATGGCCAGATTTGAAAATTTTCCAGGGCAGCTGTCAAATTACAGGTGGGCATCATCAGCATAgcagttataataataatagacagCTAAACTGCCTAAACTATAGAGCCTTGAGGAACTCCCCAGGTCAGAGGAGCACAATAAGACATTTTGTCAGCAATGGATGCAAAGAAGGTCTGATAGGATAAGTAGGAGGAAAACCACTCAAGTGTTATACTGGATATTAAATTAGGAAATGCCATGAAGTATCAAGCTGATAAAACATTGTTAAGAAtggtttttgttaatttaaagaGGGACTGggacccccccccacaaaaaacattgtggttaaataaagaaaagtgcCTGCTTCATCATGCAGTTTGCACTAACATCAgccataacagaaaaaaaggaaatcttaCCATTTGCACAGTTTTTAGGTGATTTGCCAATCCATTGTAGATTTGTGATATCCCAGTTTCCATACCTGGCACTCGACGTTTTGTGGGTCATTTTCgcaaatttggaagttattccagacgCTTGACTTTTTCGACATCTCGCTAGCGTAGTCCTCACTTGTAAGTCTGTCGTATGGTCACGTGACAGTGTCCCAGTCTCAGGGCTGGCAACGTTAAATAAGAGCTGTGACCATCCCACAAAATTATtactaagattaaatgtccttgtctgagaataactaataataactagagaccatcttgcgatgagatcacaccagctgcgacgcccgtcaacatgttgatgtccCAACGCATGAGTACGCAGTAGTTataactacattattacatgggTCGGACCTCGCCCATCTTTcaactcggccttcatttttAATCCTCAGCTACACgcctgtaaagtttcgtgactgtatTTTGCACGTTTGTGACGTCAAATctgttcacagacagacagacatataaacacctgccaaagtactcagAACCGCCTCTGTAGCAGTTCCCAcaacagtaggtgtctccaggtcCAAATTTTGCCATgatcacacaaatgcacacacacacacaaactcaaaaggtgaaaacaatacgAGCCACGCTGACATGGTTGGTAAATAATGTTAGTGCTTAATGAATAATGTTGAATTGGATTggattactatttcttatttcatgggctatttgggatttttgtgtaataaatatactctaatatttttttttttaaaaacgcaacattcaaatattgatttggaCATTGGTTACCATGGCAACGTTAGAAGCTGCAAAGCTTTAAGGCATTTGTGTCAGCCCTTCTTTCAACTGGTGAATAGCTCTGGCAGCTTATAAAAGAGTTCTTCACCAATGTAGCATTGCTCTCCTCTAACATTGTCAGACATACAATGGACacgaaaaaaaaaggataaacatcatcttttttatttcacacattcttcttccttgtcataACCTGGCACCTatattacccacaatgcaactggACCACCAACAGTTTCATTGGATATTCGGGTGTTCTATGCTAGTACTGGCCAATGTGACCGAGATgagatttttcttattttcacatttgtagtcttcagacccaaccaaCACCGACTTAAGTTACGTCACTTAAGGTAATCTTTCAGATTTCTCCCAAGAAAGGCTTTATAcatcttttttcattcatgcaGCACCTCCCAACAACTCCTGACTTTGATATGTAAAActggtggagttcccctttaataATTTTCCAGAAACTTCACTCAGTGTTGCAGCAACAGTGTAATCCTCTaatcttcattttctgtcctgtctctgtctccctatCCTCCCTCCTCCTATCGCTGCCCTCATAGTTTAGAGACAGCCAAATCCACGGCCCAGGCAGCCACCATGGCAACTCCGGTCGACCTCAACATGGCTTTCACCCAGCCAGCCTCCCCAGCTGCCTCCCCCGCACCCACCCTGGCCGCTGTGGGCGCCCTGACCCCGGCTCATGTGCTGGGCGCCCCATACGGTGCCATGCCCCTCTCCGGTCTGCTGGGGGTGAAGTCTGTCCCCTTTCTGACTCTGTCCAGCCCCGCCTCCACCGTGGCGGTCACTGCAGCGCCCTCCCACACCACTCTGGCCGCCTACACCGCCAAAATCTCCTCAGCCAATTGCATCAAAaagccagagagacagaagtTCGCTCCCTACTGATGTAGCCTGTGCGTGTCTGTATCTGGAGAGTCAGATGAAGGACAGCTGTGCAGTGTTCTTCCACAAACGCCTGATGTAGCCATATCCGCTGGCAGAGATGCTCTTGACTTTTATTCTATGACGCACCAACAGAGAAGAGACCAATGGAGATGTGGATAAAGCTATTAAAAGTTATTTACGGTTATAGATAATTTGTGAGTTTCCCATGAATCGATGGACTGCTTTCATCATCAC includes:
- the LOC120803713 gene encoding poly(rC)-binding protein 4-like isoform X2 is translated as MITYKLEEDLTSLVANGTISSKPPVTLRLVIPASQCGSLIGKGGAKIKEIRESTGAQIQVAGDLLPNSTERGVTISGNQDSVIQCVKLICTVILESPPKGATIPYRPSPSPAALLIAGNQVFEASEFAPHPLYSVTQGGLDLQQAYTLQNQYGIPHSELAKLHQLSVQQGLSPIAQPASTIIPGMDSNSQTSQELLIPNDLIGSIIGRQGTKINEIRQVSGAQIKIGSQLDGTSDRHVTITGTPVSINLAQYLITSCLETAKSTAQAATMATPVDLNMAFTQPASPAASPAPTLAAVGALTPAHVLGAPYGAMPLSGLLGVKSVPFLTLSSPASTVAVTAAPSHTTLAAYTAKISSANCIKKPERQKFAPY